A single Microbacterium protaetiae DNA region contains:
- a CDS encoding FAD-binding protein codes for MLPQTNWAGNHHYRAARYAEPRSVDELATLITGSSAVRVLGSRHSFNDIADSDDLLIGTAALPARIDIDPEARTVTVGGGVRYGDLAMALHKAGWALHNLASLPHISVAGAVATATHGSGDRNGNLATAVRGIRLVTGTGEIVDLRRGDEGFDGAVVALGALGVVVELTLDIEPTFGVRQRLFADLGWDAVAERFDDIFSSAYSVSLFTLWDEASVSLAWIKERVDEAAHVGEDFFGATAEAAPRHMIAGMDVRNVTEQLGVDGPWSERLAHFRYEFTPSAGAEIQSEYLVPRERAVEAIAAVRELGPQLRDLLQISEIRSVAADELWLSTAYGVDAVGLHFTWVRDTPGVEAVLPALEAALYRLGARPHWGKVFAGLNAPTMYPRLADFRMLADRYDPEGRFRNDFVRRVIG; via the coding sequence GTGCTTCCACAGACGAACTGGGCCGGCAACCACCACTATCGCGCGGCGCGGTATGCCGAGCCGCGCAGCGTCGACGAACTCGCCACGCTGATCACCGGCTCGTCGGCGGTGCGGGTGCTGGGCAGTCGGCATTCGTTCAACGACATCGCCGACAGCGACGATCTCCTCATCGGCACGGCCGCCTTGCCCGCGCGCATCGACATCGACCCCGAAGCGCGCACCGTCACCGTCGGCGGGGGAGTGCGATACGGCGACCTTGCGATGGCGTTGCACAAGGCCGGATGGGCACTGCACAATCTCGCGTCGCTGCCGCACATCTCGGTTGCCGGAGCGGTAGCGACGGCCACGCATGGCTCGGGCGACCGCAACGGCAACCTCGCGACGGCCGTGCGCGGCATCCGTTTGGTCACCGGCACCGGCGAGATCGTCGATCTCCGCCGCGGTGACGAGGGTTTCGACGGTGCCGTGGTCGCCCTCGGCGCCCTGGGGGTCGTCGTCGAGCTCACCCTCGACATCGAGCCCACCTTCGGCGTGCGCCAGCGTCTGTTCGCAGATCTCGGATGGGATGCTGTGGCCGAACGGTTCGACGACATCTTCTCGTCGGCCTACAGCGTGTCGCTGTTCACGCTGTGGGACGAAGCCTCCGTCTCGCTCGCCTGGATCAAAGAGCGTGTCGACGAGGCCGCACATGTGGGGGAGGACTTCTTCGGTGCGACGGCTGAAGCGGCGCCCCGACACATGATCGCGGGGATGGACGTGCGCAACGTCACCGAGCAGCTGGGGGTCGACGGGCCGTGGAGTGAGCGGCTCGCGCACTTCCGCTACGAGTTCACGCCGTCGGCCGGCGCCGAGATTCAATCGGAGTACCTTGTGCCGCGAGAGCGTGCTGTCGAGGCCATTGCGGCCGTGCGCGAGCTCGGACCGCAACTGCGTGATCTGCTGCAGATCAGCGAGATCCGCTCGGTGGCTGCCGACGAGCTGTGGCTGTCGACCGCGTACGGGGTGGATGCCGTGGGTCTGCACTTCACGTGGGTGCGCGACACCCCGGGGGTCGAGGCGGTGCTGCCGGCGCTTGAGGCGGCGCTGTATCGGCTGGGGGCCCGCCCGCACTGGGGCAAGGTGTTCGCGGGGCTGAACGCGCCGACGATGTATCCGCGGCTTGCTGACTTTCGCATGCTTGCGGACCGTTACGACCCTGAGGGGCGGTTCCGCAACGACTTCGTGCGACGCGTGATCGGCTGA